AATTTGTACGGGCATCCAACATTGTTAACAATACACCTTGAATTGCTAAATTTTTATTTAAATGTTTTTGTACAAGTCGAACTGTATTTAATAGCTGACTTAACCCTTCTAGTGCGTAATATTCACACTGTACAGGAATAATAACAGAATCTGCTGCTGTTAATGCATTAATCGTTAATAACCCTAAAGATGGGGGACAGTCGATAATAATATAGTCATATTCATCACGAACTGGCTGTAATGCTCTTTGCAAACGTACTTCCCGGGAAATAGTCGGTACCAATTCAATTTCAGCACCAGCCAATTGAATTGTAGCGGGTAGAACATCTAAGTTTTCAGTTGCGGTTTTCTGTATAACCCCTTGAACATCTGCATCTTCCACAAGAACGTTGTAAATACATTGATCTAATTCAGATTTTTCAATTCCCACACCAGTCGTTGCATTTCCTTGAGCATCAATATCTACAAGAAGGACTTTTTTACCTACTTGCGCCAATCCAGCCCCTAAATTAACAGATGTTGTTGTTTTTCCAACACCGCCTTTTTGATTAGCAATAGCAATGATTTTTCCCATGATGTCACCTACTTTCAACCTTTCTATCTTATTCTAGTAACAATTACGTTTATTGTAACATGAAATAAAACTTTTTCTTTTACGTCCTTTATTAAACTTCAAAATTTATTTCTAAACTCCTTCTTCATTTAACAAGAAAATATAGTAAAAGAGACCTCTCCAATAGGATAAGGTCTCTAGCACGTCATTATTATTTTTTCTTTGGAATTTTAATTGTAATTTGATAGTACTCATCAAATTCTTCTTCCTCAGAATTAACATTCAAACCACTTTCAGTAACCATTTGTAAAGATTGTCTAATTGTATTCATAGCAATCCTCGTATCTCGACTTACTG
This DNA window, taken from Bacillus cereus ATCC 14579, encodes the following:
- the soj gene encoding sporulation initiation inhibitor protein Soj, whose product is MGKIIAIANQKGGVGKTTTSVNLGAGLAQVGKKVLLVDIDAQGNATTGVGIEKSELDQCIYNVLVEDADVQGVIQKTATENLDVLPATIQLAGAEIELVPTISREVRLQRALQPVRDEYDYIIIDCPPSLGLLTINALTAADSVIIPVQCEYYALEGLSQLLNTVRLVQKHLNKNLAIQGVLLTMLDARTNLGIQVIDEVKKYFRDKVYRSIIPRNVRLSEAPSHGKPIMQYDAKSRGAEVYIDLAEEVIAGG